A genomic stretch from Corvus cornix cornix isolate S_Up_H32 chromosome 7, ASM73873v5, whole genome shotgun sequence includes:
- the ASDURF gene encoding ASNSD1 upstream open reading frame protein, which yields MSGLLPRQEDGESAALRQKEELSRRIKEQKVVVDELSNLKKNRKVYKQQPNSNIFFLADRTETLSQCKNTLDELKKAHQELENSEKAKIKK from the exons ATGTCGGGCCTCCTGCCGCggcaggaggatggggagagCGCGGCGCTGCGCCAAAAGGAGGAGCTGAGCCGGCGG ATTAAAGAGCAGAAGGTTGTAGTCGACGAGCTTTCTAATTTGAAGAAGAACCGG aaagtTTATAAGCAGCAACCCAATAGCAACATATTCTTCCTTGCAGACCGAACAGAAACACTGTCTCAATGCAAAA ATACATTAGATGAGTTGAAGAAGGCACATCAGGAGctggaaaattcagaaaaggcTAAAATCAAGAAGTAG